The window GAGGTGCATTTCGGTGATCTGGTCGTTATCTCTACCCAAAATTCGGTTTATTCAATCCGCGTTCTCGACAAGGGATTTTACCTGGTGTCCGGCGGGTGGTTTGAACAACAAGGGCTTGCACCGCACAAGATTAGAATTGCGGGGTGCACCTGGGGCAGCAGTATCATTAAAATGGATATTATCGCGGCCTGCGGACTCTGCCTTGAATTTAGCAACCGACTTGTAACTTCCCCCATTAAAAAGTTTTCCGTATTTCCCTCCGGCTTGCAGAATTAGTTTTATCGGCTACGGCTGAACCCGGGGCTTAGAAAAACACTCCTCCCTTCTTTACTTCACTTTAACTATCTTATCCGAAAAAGCTTTTACTCTCGACTCTTCTACAAAATTATCAGCTTTACCATCTTTCTTGAACGTGCTGCCGACAATCAATCCGTCCACTTTAGAATAAACTTTAGCAAGATTTTCGGGAGTCACGCCGCTGCCGATTAGAATTGGCAGGCTTGTGTTTTGCCGCACGATATCGATGTCTTCGGTTTGGGTTTCTGAACCGGTTGATTCACCGGAAACGATAATAGCATCCGCCTGGCCGCGCTCGGTTAAGTCCCTGGTTTTAGCGGCCAGCCCGCGGTTGCCCAAGGGAGCTGAATGTTTGACGCCCACATCGGCGAAGATGAGCACATTCGATCTGAGACTAGCCCGCAACCGCAACGTTTTATGAGCAGCCCCTTCGATAATTCCCTGGTCCGAGACCACAGCGTCCATGTGCACATTCACCCTGATGAAGTCGGCTTCAGTTGCGGTGGCAACGGCAAGCGCTGACTGGGCATCATTCCGCAACGCGTTCACTCCAACCGGAATCTCAACCACATTTACGATTTCACGAGTTACGGCAGCCATTGCAGCAATAGTTTCTGTGGGCAGTTTATTCGGATAAAATGGTATGTCCCGGAAATTTTCAACAATGAGTCCATCTATCGGATAGCGCTTAAAAATTTCTACCTCAGAAAGGGCGGTGTCGTAGATTTCAGCTATTTTTCCCGAATAGCGCGGCGAACCCGGGAGAGGCATCAGATGAACGCAGGCGATAATCGGTTTGGGAGTTTTGAATATATCTTTGAATTTCATTTTTCTGCTAAAAATTAACTTGTTGTTTAGTTAGTATCGAGTATTAATACGAATGACCAGTGAAAAAATTATTTCCACCGAAATGCGCCGAACGCACCGAAATTCACCGAATTAGTAGTTATGATTTTAGGACTGTATGTGCATTTTGTAGTCATTTTCAAGAAGACTAAAATATAATACTTTCGGTGACCCTCGGCGACTTCGGCGTGATTCGGTGGGAAATGACTTTTGAGTGGAACAGTAAATAAAATACCACAACGGGTTAAAATTAAAAAAGGAGCTCAATTGCTTTTTAGCCGTCGAGCTCCTTTTAATCCAATAGATTGCTGCTTGCTTCCTTTCTACTTCATGGTTGTTTC is drawn from candidate division KSB1 bacterium and contains these coding sequences:
- a CDS encoding BtpA/SgcQ family protein, with amino-acid sequence MKFKDIFKTPKPIIACVHLMPLPGSPRYSGKIAEIYDTALSEVEIFKRYPIDGLIVENFRDIPFYPNKLPTETIAAMAAVTREIVNVVEIPVGVNALRNDAQSALAVATATEADFIRVNVHMDAVVSDQGIIEGAAHKTLRLRASLRSNVLIFADVGVKHSAPLGNRGLAAKTRDLTERGQADAIIVSGESTGSETQTEDIDIVRQNTSLPILIGSGVTPENLAKVYSKVDGLIVGSTFKKDGKADNFVEESRVKAFSDKIVKVK